A window of Suncus etruscus isolate mSunEtr1 chromosome 4, mSunEtr1.pri.cur, whole genome shotgun sequence contains these coding sequences:
- the LOC126006168 gene encoding proline-rich proteoglycan 2-like: MEIRWSELPASGRTIISLGPVAGTRGWSRGYTVVLGTLDTVARSGKRGRSRYILYLGTGQGLLHVPVKGTRQPTPALGSHPGVAERAAQERDQNDRGTGLRRGPQRHKGGPDADPRPEDPSHMPQDPSHASGALTPQPCHHTRASTVPQTLPELTAQTPPPRQGTRCPAHPPTLHAQKTCGTPSCGATPGHPLASHAMPCGCTRGTRDSVPPLTCQQEGRSHRVSGAPSPGEVLIPASLPGAPQEQLQTPTPKRRVPAKPATAGTEWVGESGAVWGAGDRSPTFPAPGQRKMPRCNLWALGVAGDGAGRASERQGGADGARGGYLGPRGSWLPGPARPVRRRQLPRAPPAARTGRPRASPGPTHLEGAAQGRGGTL; the protein is encoded by the exons ATGGAAATCAGGTGGAGTGAGCTGCCCGCCTCGGGAAGGACCATCATATCCCTGGGACCCGTGGCTGGGACCCGGGGCTGGAGCCGCGGCTACACTGTCGTGTTGGGGACCCTGGACACTGTAGCTCGTTCAGGGAAGCGAGGCAGGAGCCGCTACATTTTATATCTGGGGACCGGGCAGGGGCTGCTACATG TTCCGGTCAAGGGGACTCGGCAGCCCACCCCGGCCTTGGGGAGTCACCCCGGAGTCGCCGAGAGGGCAGCCCAGGAGAGGGACCAGAATGACCGGGGCACAGGCCTCCGtcgtgg GCCCCAGCGGCACAAGGGGGGGCCTGATGCAGACCCACGCCCCGAGGACCCCTCTCACATGCCCCAGGACCCTTCGCACGCCTCCGGCGCCCTCACTCCGCAGCCCTGCCATCACACGCGTGCGAGCACTGTCCCTCAGACACTTCCTGAGCTCACAgcccagaccccccccccccgccagggAACTCGCTGTCCTGCCCACCCGCCCACCCTCCATGCTCAGAAGACCTGCGGCACCCCAAgctgtggggccacacccggccaccCTCTAGCtagccatgccatgccatgcggCTGTACTCGGGGCACCCGTGACTCAGTTCCTCCACTGACATGCCAGCAGGAGGGCAGGAGTCACAGGGTCTCAGGTGCCCCAAGCCCTGGAGAAGTCCTTATCCCTGCCAGCCTGCCTGGAGCGCCGCAGGAGCAGCTTCAGACACCGACTCCAAAGAGGAGGGTCCCCGCCAAGCCAGCCACCGCGGGAACAGAGTGGGTGGGAGAATCCGGCGCGGTGTGGGGCGCAGGTGACCGCTCCCCAACCTTCCCTGCCCCAGGGCAGCGGAAGATGCCAAGGTGCAATTTGTGGGCCCTCGGCGTGGCCGGCGACGGGGCTGGCCGGGCCAGCGAGCGCCAGGGAGGGGCGGATGGGGCGAGGGGCGGTTACCTGGGACCCCGGGGCTCCTGgctgcccggcccggcccggcccgtccGCCGACGGCAGCTGCCCCGTGCCCCGCCCGCGGCTCGGACCGGGCGTCCCCGCGCCTCACCTGGCCCGACTCACCTGGAAGGCGCCGCGCAGGGGCGGGGCGGGACACTCTGA